The region CTGGCCGGCGTTGAAAGCGGTCGCGCGCGGCAATCTGTTCGCGATCGACGGCGACTGGCTGACGCGGCCCGCGCCGCGCCTCGCGCTGGGCGCGGAGGCCTTGTGCAAGGATCTGGAGGAGGCGCGGGCGCGGCGGCCGGGGCCGTGACGGGCACGCCGTCACGCCCCCGGCGTATCGACCTGCAGTCCTGCCGTCACGGCCGCGCCGTCACGGCCCCGCTGCAGCAACCTCGCCGCGTCGAACTTGCCGTGAAAACCGTGCGCGCCGTCGCGACGCCAACGCGCGCCGACCGCGCATGATGACGCCGGCGCAAGCGCGAGACGTGGCGTGCCGTGGCCATCCCAAACGACGAAGCGGCGCACGCGTGCGGCATCGCTCACGATTCCTCTCCGCCTTTGCCGCCTTGCGAGACCCCGTTTCGCGGGCCTATTACGCGCGCAAGATCCACCAGGGCAAGCGCCACGCCCAAGCGCTCGCTGCGCCGGCACGGCGACGCTGTGACGTCCTGTTCGCCATGCTGCGCGACGGCACCATTTACCCACCCAAGTCAGCCCCTGACGCTTGACGAACAACATAGGGCAACCCCGCCGCCGCCCCGTGCCGCGCCCGCAGCCGCTCACGTCGCCCGCAGATCGACGACCGTCCTGCCCTGTCCCTGCCCCTTCGCCAGCGCCGCCGCGGCTTCGACGACCCCTTCGAGCGGCACCTCGCGCAACATGCTGTCGAGCGCCGCGAGCGGCACGCATTGCGCGAGCCGCTGCCACGCCTCGATCCGCCGCGGGGTCGGGCAGCGCACCGAATCGATGCCGACCACGGACACGCCGCGCAGCAGGAACGGAAACACGGTGGTTTCCAATTCGATGCCGCCGACGAGCCCGCATACCGCCACGCAGCCGCCGTAGGCGAGCCGCGCGAGCGCCGACGACAGCACCGGGCCGCCCACGGTATCGACGACGCCCGCGAACAACTCCGGCTCCATGCCGTGACGGCCCGGCTTCAGCGCCCCGGCGTAATCGTCGCGGCCGATCGTGCGCGCCGCGCCGAGCGATTTCAGATACGCCTCGTTCCCGGGCCGGCCCGTCATGGCGACGACGCGATAGCCGAGCTGCGCGAGGATCACGGTCGCCAGGCTGCCGACGCCGCCGCTCGCGCCCGTCACGAGAATCTCGCCGCTCGTGGGTCGCACGTCGTGCCGCTCCAGCGCGAGCACGCACAGCATCGACGTGAGGCCGGCGGTGCCGATGCCCATCGCCTGCCGCAGCGTGAGCCCCGGCGGCAGCGGGACGAGCCAGTCGGCGTCGACGCGCTCGACCTGCGTGAAGCCGCCCCAGCGCCGCTCGCCGAGTCCCCAGCCGGTCAGCACGACGGCGTCGCCCGGCCGGAAGCGCGGCGTCGCCGAGGTCGCGACGACGCCGGCGAAATCGATGCCCGGGATCGCCGGAAACGCGCGGATGATGCCGCGATTGGCCAGCGCCATCGCGTCCTTGTAGTTGATGCTCGAATAATGCACGTCGACGGTCACGTCGCCGTCCGGCAGGTCGTCGACGCCCAGCCATTCGATCGACGGCGCGACCACGCCGTCCGTCTCCTTCAGCATCAGAGCCTTGAATCGTGATGCACTCATCCGCGTCTCCCGCGAGGCGAAGCGCGCGGCGTCACGAGGACGCGGCGCGCTTCGTGATTGAGCTGGCGGCGCGCATGCCGGGCAGCGCGTCGACGAAAAAGTCAGCCTGCAGCGGCGAGCCCGCCTGCACGTCGTACTGCGCGAAATCGCGCACGCCCGCGGCCAGCAGCACCACGTCGTCGATGAAGAAGTTGCCGGTGCAGGTGGTCGCCGGCTGCGTCAGGATCGCATGGGCGGCGTCGGCCATGATCTCGGCCTTGCGCGACGCGGCGATCAGGTCCGCGCCGCCCAGCTCGTTGCGCACCGCCGCGGTCGCGATCGTCGTGCGCGGCCACAGCGAGTTGACCGCGATGCCGACATGCTCGAATTCGGCCGCGAACGCGAGCGTGAACAGGCTCATCGTGTACTTCGCGATCATGTACGGCGGGTAGTCGCGAAACCATCTCGGATCGGTCGACAGCGGCGGCGACAGCGTGAGGATGTGCGGATTCGACGCCTTGAGCAGATACGGCACGCACGCCTGCACGCACACGAAGGTTCCGCGTCCGTTCACGCCGTGCATCAGGTCATAGCGCCTGGGCGGCGTGTCGAGCGTGCCCGTCAGGCGGATGGCGCTCGCGTTGTTCACGACGATGTCGATCCCGCCAAAGGCCGCGACCGTCTCTTCGACCGCGGCCTGGACGCGGGCTTCGTCGCGGATGTCGACGATGAGCGGCAGCGCCCGGCCGCCCGCGTCCTCGATCGCCTTCGCGGCCGTGAACACCGTGCCGTCGAGCTGCGGGTGAGGCGTCGCGGTCTTCGCGGCGAGCGCGACATTCGCGCCGTCGCGGGCCGCGCGCAGCGCGATC is a window of Burkholderia sp. FERM BP-3421 DNA encoding:
- a CDS encoding MDR family oxidoreductase, with the protein product MSASRFKALMLKETDGVVAPSIEWLGVDDLPDGDVTVDVHYSSINYKDAMALANRGIIRAFPAIPGIDFAGVVATSATPRFRPGDAVVLTGWGLGERRWGGFTQVERVDADWLVPLPPGLTLRQAMGIGTAGLTSMLCVLALERHDVRPTSGEILVTGASGGVGSLATVILAQLGYRVVAMTGRPGNEAYLKSLGAARTIGRDDYAGALKPGRHGMEPELFAGVVDTVGGPVLSSALARLAYGGCVAVCGLVGGIELETTVFPFLLRGVSVVGIDSVRCPTPRRIEAWQRLAQCVPLAALDSMLREVPLEGVVEAAAALAKGQGQGRTVVDLRAT
- a CDS encoding SDR family oxidoreductase; this encodes MNLAGKTVFMSGGSRGIGLAIALRAARDGANVALAAKTATPHPQLDGTVFTAAKAIEDAGGRALPLIVDIRDEARVQAAVEETVAAFGGIDIVVNNASAIRLTGTLDTPPRRYDLMHGVNGRGTFVCVQACVPYLLKASNPHILTLSPPLSTDPRWFRDYPPYMIAKYTMSLFTLAFAAEFEHVGIAVNSLWPRTTIATAAVRNELGGADLIAASRKAEIMADAAHAILTQPATTCTGNFFIDDVVLLAAGVRDFAQYDVQAGSPLQADFFVDALPGMRAASSITKRAASS